In the Pseudolabrys taiwanensis genome, one interval contains:
- a CDS encoding vWA domain-containing protein translates to MFVTFFQELKSAGVPVTLREYLTLMEAMEADLADRRVEDFYYLSRAALVKDERNLDKFDRVFGHVFKGLEFMGDAVEANIPAEWLKKLTEKYLTEEEKKQIEAMGGLDKLMETLKQRLAEQKGRHQGGNKWIGTGGTSPFGNGGYNPEGIRIGGESTHRRAVKVWDKREFKDLDDDVELGTRNIKVALRRLRKFARTGAPDELDLDGTIQGTAHKGYLDIVMRPERHNAVKVLLFFDIGGSMDWHIKATEELFSAARTEFKHMEHFYFHNCLYEKVWKENQRRYQATTATWDVLHTYPHDYKVVFVGDASMSPYEITVTGGSVEHYNDEAGATWMERVTRTYPACVWLNPVPEKEWAYTHSIQLMRQLMGGRMYPLTLEGLDRAMRELVR, encoded by the coding sequence ATGTTCGTTACCTTCTTCCAGGAACTGAAGTCCGCCGGCGTGCCGGTGACTTTGCGCGAATATCTGACGCTGATGGAGGCGATGGAGGCCGATCTCGCCGACCGCCGCGTCGAGGACTTCTATTATCTCTCGCGCGCCGCGTTGGTGAAGGACGAGCGCAACCTCGACAAGTTCGACCGTGTGTTCGGCCACGTCTTCAAAGGCCTCGAATTCATGGGTGACGCGGTCGAGGCGAATATCCCGGCCGAGTGGCTCAAGAAGCTCACCGAGAAGTATCTCACCGAGGAAGAGAAAAAGCAGATCGAGGCCATGGGCGGGCTCGACAAGCTGATGGAGACGCTCAAGCAGCGCCTGGCCGAGCAGAAGGGCCGCCACCAGGGCGGCAACAAATGGATCGGCACCGGCGGCACCTCGCCGTTCGGCAACGGCGGCTACAACCCGGAAGGCATCCGCATCGGCGGCGAGAGCACGCACCGCCGCGCGGTGAAGGTGTGGGACAAGCGCGAGTTCAAGGATCTCGACGATGATGTCGAGCTCGGCACGCGCAACATCAAAGTGGCGCTGCGGCGCCTGCGCAAGTTCGCGCGCACCGGGGCGCCGGACGAGTTGGATCTCGACGGCACCATCCAAGGTACGGCGCACAAAGGTTATCTCGACATCGTCATGCGGCCCGAGCGGCACAATGCGGTAAAGGTGTTGTTGTTCTTCGATATCGGCGGCTCGATGGACTGGCACATCAAGGCGACGGAAGAACTGTTCTCGGCGGCGCGCACCGAATTCAAGCATATGGAGCACTTCTACTTCCACAACTGCCTCTACGAGAAAGTGTGGAAGGAGAACCAGCGCCGCTATCAGGCGACCACCGCGACCTGGGACGTGCTGCACACTTACCCGCACGACTACAAGGTGGTGTTCGTCGGCGACGCCTCGATGTCGCCCTACGAGATCACGGTGACCGGCGGCTCGGTCGAACATTACAACGACGAAGCCGGCGCGACCTGGATGGAGCGCGTGACGCGCACCTATCCGGCGTGCGTGTGGCTCAATCCGGTGCCGGAGAAGGAGTGGGCCTATACCCACTCGATCCAGCTGATGCGCCAGCTCATGGGCGGGCGCATGTATCCGCTGACGCTGGAGGGCCTAGACCGAGCGATGCGCGAGTTGGTGCGGTAG
- a CDS encoding DUF6894 family protein — protein sequence MPRYYFRLTDGKQVFNNHKGIDLAGPAAAREDAVAFARSLAQGAVMPGFNWSGWLVSITDEHGRQVDEVPIDAVG from the coding sequence ATGCCCCGTTATTACTTCCGACTGACCGACGGCAAACAGGTATTCAACAATCACAAGGGCATCGATCTCGCGGGGCCCGCGGCCGCGCGCGAGGACGCGGTCGCCTTCGCCCGCAGCCTGGCGCAAGGCGCGGTGATGCCGGGCTTCAACTGGAGCGGCTGGCTGGTCTCGATCACCGACGAACACGGCCGGCAAGTCGACGAAGTGCCGATCGACGCGGTGGGGTAG
- a CDS encoding DUF6455 family protein, producing the protein MLTAAPKASVSHVPNMAAMTDRLGLGTVPAAWPTGVSQLALTINACQHCDAFEVCTDWLVRAPKSIAVPPAFCPNAPAFGEAQAKKKA; encoded by the coding sequence ATGCTTACCGCTGCACCGAAAGCAAGCGTCAGCCATGTGCCGAACATGGCGGCGATGACCGATCGTCTCGGCCTCGGCACGGTTCCGGCCGCGTGGCCGACAGGCGTGTCGCAATTGGCGCTCACCATCAATGCCTGCCAGCATTGCGACGCGTTCGAGGTCTGCACGGATTGGCTGGTGCGCGCGCCCAAGTCCATCGCGGTACCGCCCGCATTTTGTCCGAATGCGCCGGCTTTCGGAGAAGCGCAAGCGAAGAAGAAGGCGTGA
- the hemN gene encoding oxygen-independent coproporphyrinogen III oxidase has protein sequence MSLALAERNVPRYTSYPTAPHFTAAVDGDVYAEWLAALPPTATLSLYIHVPFCTELCHYCGCNTRAVRRREPVETYAERLLEEIELLDGLVGRKLTHLHWGGGTPSILGPALLETIAAKLASRFDLSALKEHAIELDPRRLDRALVRSLQAIGVTRASLGVQDASAHVQQAIGRIQPFELVARAADWLRAAGIANLNIDLMYGLPTQTVRDVVHSAQLAAALGAQRLALFGYAHVPWFKSHQKLIDEAALPGLAERLQQADAAAETLCRVGYEAVGLDHFALPDDELAIAARTGTLRRNFQGYTVDEADALIGLGASAIGRLPQGFVQNAPDLGGYSRTVADGRFPIVKGLALSDEDRLRAHLIERLMCDLALDLNAVEGGVGRFASELAALAPLADEGLLTIDGGRIEVTARGRAYVRIAAAVFDSYLAASQKKHSIAV, from the coding sequence ATGTCGCTCGCGCTCGCCGAGCGCAACGTTCCCCGCTACACCTCATATCCTACCGCACCTCATTTCACCGCCGCAGTGGATGGCGACGTCTATGCGGAATGGCTGGCGGCGCTGCCGCCCACCGCAACCTTGTCGCTCTATATTCACGTCCCGTTCTGCACGGAGCTTTGCCACTATTGCGGTTGCAACACCCGCGCCGTGCGGCGGCGCGAGCCGGTCGAAACCTATGCCGAGCGCCTTCTGGAGGAGATCGAACTTCTGGACGGCCTCGTCGGGCGCAAGCTCACGCATCTGCATTGGGGCGGCGGGACGCCGTCGATCCTCGGCCCGGCCCTGCTCGAAACGATCGCCGCGAAGCTCGCCTCGCGCTTCGATCTGTCGGCGTTGAAGGAACACGCGATCGAACTCGATCCGCGCCGGCTCGATCGCGCACTGGTGCGTTCCTTACAAGCGATCGGCGTCACGCGTGCCAGCCTCGGTGTGCAGGATGCCTCCGCGCATGTGCAACAGGCGATCGGCCGCATCCAGCCGTTCGAACTTGTCGCGCGCGCCGCCGACTGGCTGCGCGCGGCCGGCATCGCCAACCTCAACATCGATCTCATGTATGGGCTGCCGACGCAGACCGTGCGCGACGTCGTCCACAGCGCGCAACTCGCGGCCGCGCTCGGCGCACAGCGTCTCGCCCTGTTCGGCTACGCGCATGTGCCGTGGTTCAAGTCGCATCAGAAACTGATTGACGAGGCCGCGCTGCCCGGCCTTGCCGAGCGGCTGCAACAGGCCGATGCCGCGGCCGAGACGCTCTGCCGCGTCGGCTATGAAGCCGTCGGCCTCGACCATTTCGCCCTGCCGGACGATGAACTCGCGATCGCCGCGCGCACCGGCACACTGCGCCGCAATTTCCAGGGTTATACCGTCGACGAAGCCGACGCGCTGATCGGCTTGGGCGCGAGCGCCATCGGCAGGCTGCCGCAGGGCTTCGTACAGAATGCGCCCGACCTCGGCGGCTACAGCCGGACGGTCGCCGACGGCCGCTTCCCCATCGTAAAGGGTCTGGCGCTCAGTGACGAAGACCGGCTGCGCGCCCACCTCATCGAACGGCTGATGTGCGATCTCGCGCTCGACCTCAATGCCGTCGAAGGCGGCGTCGGCCGCTTCGCATCCGAGCTGGCCGCTTTGGCACCGCTCGCCGACGAAGGTCTGCTGACGATCGATGGCGGCCGCATCGAGGTCACGGCGCGCGGCCGCGCTTATGTGCGGATCGCGGCGGCGGTATTCGATTCTTACCTCGCGGCCAGCCAGAAGAAGCATTCGATCGCGGTGTAA